From one Lycium barbarum isolate Lr01 chromosome 6, ASM1917538v2, whole genome shotgun sequence genomic stretch:
- the LOC132645770 gene encoding transcription factor DUO1, producing the protein MSEMIKKGPWKVEEDEVLIKHVKKYGPRNWSSIRSKGLLQRTGKSCRLRWVNKLRPNLKTGVKFSAEEERTVIELQAQFGNKWARIATYLPGRTDNDVKNFWSSRQKRLAKILRNSAPQPSKPQKNINREAPSALQKVPSVEAPKLNSLAEERSLSMSQYCSSSYMNSFDTTNMVPPPELVNSTSFPSEPELLQLEFTPYEKRTCIWPQFLLPFTQIPVQTNFGPSLEYQELPMKLEETDFLDYFGQLGASDIGNVQVPQGSSCSGQERSSEITVKRVMDNPLTPDSFIDDFPLDMFDYMDPLPSPSEW; encoded by the exons ATGAGTGAGATGATAAAGAAAGGGCCATggaaagttgaagaagatgaagtgtTGATTAAACATGTGAAGAAATATGGGCCAAGAAATTGGAGCTCCATTCGATCCAAAGGACTTTTACAGCGTACTGGAAAATCTTGTCGTCTTCGTTGGGTCAATAAACTgagacccaacttgaaaac TGGAGTGAAGTTTTCAGCAGAGGAGGAGAGGACTGTAATTGAACTGCAGGCACAATTTGGGAACAAATGGGCTAGAATTGCTACATATTTGCCTGGAAGAACTGACAATGATGTCAAGAATTTTTGGAGTAGCCGGCAAAAGAGATTGGCTAAGATTCTGAGGAACTCAGCGCCACAGCCAAGTAAACCACAAAAGAATATCAACAGGGAAGCCCCTTCTGCTCTTCAAAAAGTTCCCTCAGTTGAG GCACCAAAATTGAACTCATTGGCAGAGGAAAGGTCTTTGTCCATGTCCCAGTATTGCTCATCATCCTATATGAATAGCTTTGACACAACCAACATGGTCCCACCGCCAGAGCTAGTGAATTCAACTTCATTTCCTTCTGAGCCAGAACTGCTTCAACTTGAGTTCACTCCCTATGAGAAGAGAACCTGCATCTGGCCACAGTTTCTGCTCCCTTTTACTCAGATTCCAGTCCAAACTAACTTTGGTCCCTCACTCGAATATCAAGAATTACCCATGAAACTTGAGGAGACTGACTTCTTAGATTATTTCGGGCAGCTCGGTGCTTCTGATATAGGAAATGTGCAAGTCCCTCAAGGGTCGTCGTGTTCAGGACAAGAGAGAAGCTCCGAGATTACAGTGAAGAGAGTAATGGACAACCCCCTTACCCCAGATAGCTTCATCGATGACTTCCCCTTGGACATGTTTGATTACATGGATCCACTGCCAAGCCCATCCGAATGGTGA
- the LOC132600048 gene encoding uncharacterized protein LOC132600048, translating into MAKLTNVMWCMIVVFFVVFSPLVLEATSPTYVFEPTPAEVATSPPYVLEPTPAQEATSPPYVFEPTPIEEATSPIISLDLSTASRSTRVSIASCGFGLCKKFKCCRCQPEFPFLCISCCTN; encoded by the exons ATGGCAAAATTAACCAATGTTATGTGGTGCATGATTGTTgtcttttttgttgttttttctcCATTAGTCCTAGAAGCAACATCACCAACATATGTATTTGAGCCAACACCCGCAGAAGTAGCAACATCACCACCATATGTACTTGAGCCAACACCCGCACAAGAAGCAACATCACCACCATATGTATTTGAGCCAACACCCATAGAAGAAGCAACATCACCAATAATCTCACTAGATTTGTCTACTGCGAGTCGTAGCACTCGTGTCTCTATCGCAA GTTGCGGCTTTGGATTGTGCAAGAAATTCAAGTGTTGCAGATGCCAGCCTGAGTTTCCGTTCCTATGCATCTCTTGTTGCACAAATTGA
- the LOC132600049 gene encoding uncharacterized protein LOC132600049 — protein MAKLTNVMWCMIIVLFVVFSPLTLEATSPPYVLEPTPAEVATSPPYILEPTPAQEATSPPYVLEPTPIEEATSPIISLDLSTASRSTRVSIASCGFGFCKKFKCCRCQPEFPFLCISCCTN, from the exons ATGGCAAAATTAACCAATGTTATGTGGTGCATGATTATTGTCTTGTTTGTTGTTTTTTCTCCATTAACCCTAGAAGCAACATCACCACCATATGTACTTGAGCCAACACCCGCAGAAGTAGCAACATCACCACCATATATACTTGAGCCAACACCCGCACAAGAAGCAACATCACCACCATATGTACTTGAGCCAACACCCATAGAAGAAGCAACATCACCAATAATCTCACTAGATTTGTCTACTGCGAGTCGTAGCACTCGTGTCTCTATCGCAA GTTGCGGCTTTGGATTTTGCAAGAAATTCAAGTGTTGCAGATGCCAGCCTGAGTTTCCGTTCCTATGCATCTCTTGTTGCACAAATTGA
- the LOC132600050 gene encoding uncharacterized protein LOC132600050, whose amino-acid sequence MAKLTNVMWCMIIVLFVVFSPLTLEATSPPYVLEPTPAEVATSPPYILEPTPAQEATSPPYVLEPTPIEEATSPIISLDLSTASRSTRVSIASCGFGLCKKFKCCRCQPEFPFLCISCCTD is encoded by the exons ATGGCAAAATTAACCAATGTTATGTGGTGCATGATTATTGTCTTGTTTGTTGTTTTTTCTCCATTAACCCTAGAAGCAACATCACCACCATATGTACTTGAGCCAACACCCGCAGAAGTAGCAACATCACCACCATATATACTTGAGCCAACACCCGCACAAGAAGCAACATCACCACCATATGTACTTGAGCCAACACCCATAGAAGAAGCAACATCACCAATAATCTCACTAGATTTGTCTACTGCGAGTCGTAGCACTCGTGTCTCTATCGCAA GTTGCGGCTTTGGATTGTGCAAGAAATTCAAGTGTTGCAGATGCCAGCCTGAGTTTCCGTTCCTATGCATCTCTTGTTGCACAGATTGA
- the LOC132645772 gene encoding putative pentatricopeptide repeat-containing protein At3g25970, whose amino-acid sequence MKLLYSSLAKVTSTHCRAIKSAHISDTYTATTILNGYTKCREIGTALKLFDEIPHRDTASWNIMVSGYVNSGKFQTAWVFLNLMKEHGFCLNDYTFGSILKGIASNGLLSLGQQVHCDVVKMGYVRNVYSASALLDMYAKCGKVDDANEVFQRMPERNYVSWNAIIAGYAGKGDIEYCFRLLRGMEQEGMQLDDGTFSPLLTLLNEDRFYKLTMQVHAKVEKLGLGCEVKVFNALITAYSQCGSIRSAESVFDGAISCRDLVTWNSMLAAYLEHDEEKRAFEIFLDMERLGLEMDSYTYTSILSGCFEGRHNSQGKCLHALVIKRGLENVTIISNALIAMYSKSCTNSMNDALAVFGNLESKDSVSWNSILSGLSQKGWSEIAFKFFSKMRVENLEMDEYSFSATLRSCSDLATLRFGQQVHASALKLCSESHKYVSSALILMYSNCGIIEDAWKSFEVSPKESSISWNSIMFAFAQHGQGKLVLDLFVLMKQSEVKLDHITFVAVLTACSHIGFVEEGCRFFKYMEADFGIVPRMEHYACAIDLLGRAGRLEEAKELVKGMPFDPDAMVLRTLLGTCRSCGDIEYASEVASRLLELEPGEHSTYVLLSDMYRQFKKWDKIANIKRLMRERSVNKVPGWSWIEVQNEVHAFNAEDLSHPHCQEIYAKLRELTDEIMFSESENASRLTISTSDQESVV is encoded by the coding sequence ATGAAGCTATTGTACTCATCCTTGGCAAAAGTAACGTCAACCCATTGTCGAGCTATCAAGTCAGCACACATTAGTGATACATACACTGCCACTACCATCTTAAACGGATACACAAAATGCAGGGAAATTGGTACTGCTCTCAAGCTGTTCGACGAAATTCCCCACAGAGATACCGCTTCTTGGAACATCATGGTTTCTGGATACGTCAATTCTGGGAAGTTTCAGACTGCTTGGGTGTTCCTTAATTTGATGAAAGAACATGGGTTTTGTTTAAATGACTATACTTTTGGAAGTATACTAAAAGGTATTGCTTCTAATGGCTTATTGTCCTTAGGCCAACAGGTGCATTGTGATGTGGTTAAAATGGGCTATGTCCGGAACGTTTATTCCGCAAGTGCTCTGCTGGACATGTATGCTAAGTGTGGCAAAGTTGACGATGCGAATGAAGTGTTTCAACGCATGCCTGAACGTAATTATGTCTCGTGGAACGCTATAATAGCAGGGTATGCAGGGAAAGGAGATATAGAGTACTGTTTTCGGTTGTTGAGAGGTATGGAGCAAGAGGGTATGCAACTTGATGATGGAACGTTCTCTCCGCTTTTAACGTTGCTTAATGAGGACAGGTTTTACAAGTTGACTATGCAGGTTCATGCAAAGGTTGAAAAACTTGGTTTAGGTTGTGAAGTCAAAGTGTTTAATGCTCTAATTACTGCATATTCCCAATGTGGGAGTATTAGAAGTGCGGAAAGTGTTTTTGATGGTGCTATTAGTTGCAGAGATTTGGTAACGTGGAATTCAATGCTAGCAGCTTATTTAGAACATGATGAGGAGAAGCGGGCATTTGAAATATTCTTGGACATGGAAAGGCTTGGGTTGGAAATGGATTCTTATACATATACTAGTATATTAAGTGGTTGTTTCGAGGGTAGACATAACAGTCAAGGAAAGTGTTTGCATGCTTTGGTTATTAAGAGAGGATTGGAAAATGTAACTATAATCTCGAATGCGTTGATTGCCATGTATTCCAAATCATGTACAAACTCTATGAATGATGCATTGGCAGTATTTGGAAACCTGGAATCAAAGGATTCTGTTTCTTGGAACTCCATTTTGTCCGGATTGTCACAGAAGGGTTGGAGTGAAATTGcttttaaatttttttcaaaaatgagGGTGGAAAACCTCGAGATGGATGAGTATTCCTTTTCCGCCACCCTTAGATCTTGTTCAGATTTGGCTACTCTTCGATTTGGTCAACAAGTTCATGCCTCGGCACTAAAACTGTGTTCCGAGTCACACAAGTATGTGAGCAGTGCTTTGATACTTATGTATTCCAATTGTGGAATCATTGAAGATGCTTGGAAATCCTTTGAAGTTTCTCCCAAAGAGAGTTCAATATCTTGGAACTCGATCATGTTTGCTTTTGCACAACATGGGCAGGGCAAACTCGTGCTTGACCTCTTCGTCCTAATGAAACAAAGCGAAGTGAAGCTAGATCATATAACTTTTGTGGCAGTCTTGACTGCATGCAGTCACATTGGTTTCGTTGAAGAAGGTTGCCGTTTTTTCAAATATATGGAAGCTGATTTTGGAATTGTTCCTAGAATGGAGCACTATGCGTGTGCGATTGATCTACTTGGGCGGGCTGGACGTCTTGAGGAGGCAAAGGAGCTAGTTAAAGGGATGCCATTTGATCCTGATGCTATGGTCTTGAGAACTTTACTCGGTACTTGTAGATCATGCGGTGATATTGAGTATGCAAGTGAGGTGGCTAGCCGTTTGCTCGAATTGGAGCCAGGAGAGCATAGCACTTATGTGTTGCTCTCAGATATGTACCGACAATTTAAGAAGTGGGATAAAATAGCTAATATTAAAAGGCTGATGAGGGAAAGGAGTGTCAACAAGGTACCTGGTTGGAGTTGGATAGAAGTTCAAAACGAGGTGCATGCTTTCAATGCGGAGGACCTTTCACATCCTCATTGCCAAGAAATTTATGCGAAACTGAGAGAGTTGACAGATGAAATCATGTTCTCTGAATCTGAAAATGCAAGCAGATTAACGATTTCTACGAGTGATCAGGAATCAGTTGTTTAA